A stretch of the Panicum virgatum strain AP13 chromosome 9N, P.virgatum_v5, whole genome shotgun sequence genome encodes the following:
- the LOC120692267 gene encoding uncharacterized protein LOC120692267, translating into MAAPSPSPAEAAPQLGAADADEEDEWDADGYVVPNLLTQDNDVIEPSIPAAKDPEPLQAKDEKIYLGPHGAPPSQVKQQELNTAGRKQRFRNKLKEADRKLTGNAQENKVESLRELMGARASGTSIPRSSPRDWLDPHCHESEFDRKPTR; encoded by the exons atggccgcgccttccccctcgccggcggAGGCTGCCCCGCAGCTTGGGGCTGCGGACGCCGACGAGGAAGACGAGTGGG ATGCGgatggatatgttgttcctaaTTTGCTCACTCAAGATAATGATGTGATTGAGCCTAGTATCCCAGCAGCAAAAGATCCTGAACCTCTACAG GCAAAAGATGAGAAGATATACTTGGGACCTCATGGAGCTCCACCATCTCAAGTAAAGCAGCAAGAGCTGAACACTGCTGGCCGTAAGCAGCGGTTCAGGAACAAGCTGAAGGAAGCAGATAGGAAACTCACTGGCAACGCTCAGGAGAACAAGGTGGAGAGCCTCAGGGAGTTGATGGGCGCCAGGGCAAGTGGTACCAGCATACCAAGGAGCTCTCCTCGTGATTGGCTTGATCCACACTGCCATGAATCTGAATTTGATAGAAAACCAACTAGGTGA